The following coding sequences are from one Paenibacillus sp. FSL R5-0912 window:
- a CDS encoding AraC family transcriptional regulator — MKKSLELPAFKGVPVSRDMKEILTHGSREFRMSAHMTKVHPMNNLVLYSHWHEELELLVMVKGSAKFHVGQEKFVVQSGEIVFIQPNLLHSAIRLQQEEIVFYAVLVHFNFLSSLENDQIQQQYILPLFLNNSRYPVLIMREMEAELRLIPLLEEVCDIYQQEPHAFEMLVKAKLFEVLYRLEKCAAEFSRPALPGQSRGGNSSLLAKKTLAYVQQNYSKRITLTEMARQVNMSPSYFCRFMKKQFDLTPLEFLNEYRISEAVGLMETTDKKIMEIAEMTGFSNVNRFTETFKKMYGCRPMDYRNSIRN, encoded by the coding sequence ATGAAAAAAAGTCTTGAACTGCCGGCTTTCAAAGGTGTACCGGTATCACGGGATATGAAGGAAATACTGACGCATGGCAGCAGGGAGTTCCGCATGAGTGCGCATATGACAAAGGTGCATCCGATGAACAATCTTGTGCTGTATTCACATTGGCATGAGGAACTGGAACTGCTCGTTATGGTCAAAGGCTCTGCAAAGTTTCACGTCGGGCAGGAGAAGTTTGTTGTTCAGAGCGGGGAAATTGTCTTTATTCAGCCGAACCTGCTGCATTCCGCGATCCGGCTGCAGCAGGAGGAGATCGTTTTTTATGCGGTGCTGGTACACTTCAATTTTCTCTCCAGTCTGGAGAATGATCAGATTCAACAGCAATATATTCTTCCCTTGTTCCTGAACAACAGTCGCTATCCCGTCTTGATCATGCGCGAAATGGAGGCAGAACTTCGTCTTATTCCTCTATTGGAGGAAGTATGTGATATTTACCAGCAGGAGCCTCACGCCTTTGAGATGCTGGTTAAGGCCAAGCTGTTTGAGGTATTGTACCGTCTGGAGAAGTGTGCTGCCGAGTTCAGCAGACCAGCGTTGCCCGGACAGTCACGCGGGGGCAACAGCTCCCTCTTGGCCAAAAAAACGCTGGCCTATGTCCAGCAGAATTACAGCAAACGGATCACACTTACAGAAATGGCGCGGCAGGTCAATATGAGCCCGTCTTACTTCTGCCGCTTTATGAAGAAGCAATTTGATCTTACTCCCCTGGAGTTTCTGAATGAATACCGGATATCGGAAGCCGTTGGTCTGATGGAGACGACGGATAAAAAAATCATGGAGATTGCCGAAATGACAGGCTTCAGCAATGTCAACCGATTCACGGAGACGTTCAAGAAAATGTATGGCTGCCGGCCGATGGATTACCGGAATTCAATTCGGAATTAG
- a CDS encoding glycoside hydrolase family 31 protein has translation MDIFQSSDNRLIWQGNGETLCLEAWGKDSLRVRSAMMGDILDTDYALLAQDNEEVEIVINGHEASIRHGKLKAILRYHSWFKNCRISFYNQEGTLLLEELDNHGSLNLSARKFKPIIGGDFRLTASFESNAAEKLYGMGQYQQDILNIKYCNLELAHRNSQASVPFVLSSLGYGLLWHNPAVGRVSFGKNVTEWVAESTKQLDYWITAGDAPADIEANYASVTGFVPMMPEYGLGFWQCKLRYWNQEQLLEVAREYKRRSLPIDVIVCDFFHWPKMGDFRFEEEFFPDPKAMVEELKQLGIELMVSVWPQIDLQSENFEEMRQKNLLVKPEMGVNICMRFGGESVFYDATNPEARRYVWKKCKENYYDSGIQLFWLDEAEPEYGVYDFDNYRYRMGPNVQVGNIYPQLFSRTFYDGMIAEGQRNVVNLVRCAWAGSQRYGALVWSGDIHSSWTDFRRQLCAGLNMGIAGIPWWTTDIGGFSGGDPGNESFRELLVRWFQYGAFCPVMRLHGDRQTTEKVYRQDGSEALFTGNDNEVWSFGEEVYPVLVKYMNLREAMRPYTRSLMQEAHEKGSPVIRPMFYDFPQEETCWELEDQYMFGPDMLVAPVLEEGASRRSVYLPAGARWTELHSGSVYAGGQTLEAAAPLEIIPVFLKNGAWEELVGMI, from the coding sequence ATGGATATTTTTCAGAGTTCAGACAATCGGCTGATTTGGCAGGGAAACGGGGAGACGTTATGCCTGGAGGCATGGGGCAAGGACAGTCTTCGCGTACGCAGTGCGATGATGGGAGATATTCTTGACACGGATTATGCGCTGCTGGCGCAGGATAATGAAGAAGTGGAGATTGTCATCAACGGGCATGAAGCCTCCATCCGTCATGGTAAGCTTAAGGCCATTCTGCGGTATCACAGCTGGTTCAAGAATTGCCGGATCAGCTTTTATAATCAAGAGGGAACACTGCTTCTGGAGGAATTAGACAACCATGGCAGTCTGAATCTTTCTGCCCGTAAGTTCAAGCCTATCATCGGAGGCGATTTCCGCTTGACTGCAAGCTTTGAATCGAACGCAGCCGAGAAGCTATACGGAATGGGGCAATACCAGCAGGATATTCTGAATATTAAGTACTGCAATCTTGAGCTTGCACACCGGAATTCGCAGGCCAGTGTTCCTTTTGTACTGTCGAGTCTGGGATACGGGTTGCTGTGGCATAATCCGGCTGTCGGCCGGGTCAGCTTCGGCAAGAATGTCACGGAATGGGTGGCGGAAAGCACGAAACAGCTGGATTATTGGATTACTGCAGGAGATGCACCGGCTGACATTGAGGCTAATTATGCAAGCGTTACCGGATTTGTGCCGATGATGCCTGAATATGGGCTTGGGTTCTGGCAGTGCAAGTTGCGGTACTGGAACCAGGAACAGCTCCTGGAAGTGGCCCGTGAGTATAAACGCCGCAGCCTGCCGATTGATGTGATTGTATGCGACTTTTTCCATTGGCCCAAAATGGGGGATTTCCGCTTCGAGGAGGAATTCTTCCCTGATCCGAAGGCGATGGTGGAGGAGCTCAAGCAACTAGGCATTGAGTTAATGGTATCGGTGTGGCCGCAGATTGACCTGCAGAGTGAGAATTTCGAGGAGATGCGCCAGAAGAACCTTCTGGTCAAACCTGAAATGGGGGTTAATATCTGTATGCGTTTTGGCGGTGAGAGCGTATTCTATGATGCGACCAATCCCGAAGCGCGCCGTTATGTCTGGAAGAAGTGCAAAGAAAATTACTATGACAGCGGGATTCAACTCTTCTGGCTCGATGAGGCGGAGCCGGAATACGGGGTATATGATTTTGATAATTACCGCTACCGGATGGGACCCAATGTGCAGGTCGGCAACATATATCCCCAGCTGTTCTCCCGTACCTTCTACGACGGGATGATAGCTGAAGGACAGCGGAATGTGGTTAATCTTGTTCGCTGTGCGTGGGCAGGAAGCCAGCGCTACGGTGCACTGGTCTGGTCCGGCGACATCCATAGCTCGTGGACTGATTTTCGGCGGCAGCTGTGTGCGGGATTGAATATGGGGATCGCAGGCATTCCGTGGTGGACTACAGATATTGGCGGCTTTAGCGGCGGAGACCCTGGCAATGAGAGCTTCCGGGAGCTGCTGGTGCGCTGGTTCCAGTACGGAGCCTTCTGTCCCGTAATGCGTCTGCACGGTGACCGTCAGACAACAGAGAAGGTATACCGCCAAGACGGCTCGGAAGCCCTGTTCACCGGAAACGACAATGAGGTGTGGAGCTTCGGGGAGGAGGTCTATCCGGTTCTCGTGAAGTATATGAATCTTCGTGAAGCCATGCGCCCTTATACCCGCAGCCTGATGCAGGAGGCTCATGAGAAGGGATCACCTGTTATCCGGCCTATGTTCTACGACTTCCCTCAGGAGGAGACCTGCTGGGAGCTGGAGGACCAATATATGTTCGGACCGGATATGCTGGTGGCCCCCGTGCTGGAGGAGGGAGCTTCAAGGCGCAGTGTCTACCTGCCTGCCGGGGCCCGATGGACGGAGCTTCACAGCGGGAGCGTGTATGCAGGCGGGCAGACCCTTGAAGCCGCAGCCCCGCTTGAGATCATTCCGGTCTTTTTGAAGAATGGCGCCTGGGAAGAATTAGTGGGTATGATATAG